The sequence below is a genomic window from Corvus cornix cornix isolate S_Up_H32 chromosome 1, ASM73873v5, whole genome shotgun sequence.
TCCAGCTGATTCCCCTTCTAGGCCCTGCACAGCCACGATAACTGGATCATTCTGAAGAGGACACATTTCAAACAAATGCCACTTGCATATAAAAGTTTATGCCTTAAATGGGATCACCTTTTCTTAAGAGTAGAAAAAGTgccatctctttttctctcatgtGTACACCTATGTCAATTACATACCACAGGAGTAAGGAATATGTGCTCCTTTATTTTGTTCTAACCAAAGAGCAATCAAACCTACCCAGGCTTGTGTTCATGATGTACATTATGTGCACCAGGGACATTTATGCTGCATATCAAATTTGATCAGAACataaggaagcaaaaaaaaataaataaataaaaaagccaaTTGCCTTATGCTGCTAAATTTGACTTGAGTATGATCCGTCTCAGCCTAACGGGTGAGGCACACGCCTCACTAAAATAAGCAAACATTTAAAGCCATTTAAACCCATTTAAAGCCAGGCTGGAAGCAGAATGTGTGGCTATACCTTTTGGGAAACAAAGAAGATAGGTGTGGGTGAAAATTACTAATGCCCAGGCCATAATTTATATAATATCATCACACTGAAGTCTCAGGTACTTTCCCCCTTTGCTGCTCCAAGCTGGGTTGTTTTTGCCAACTCtttctcctccccagccagTACGTTGTAACCTCAGGtaaaaacttcagttttaatttgttcaaacgtttaattgttttaatttggaAAGTTGGACAATAAACCAATTCCCCTTGTTTCTAAAGATTTATTGCTTTTTCCAATTTATTGAATGTTCAGTGTAAGCTGTATTTcaattaaaggcaaaaaaactgTTAATGGTCTATTAATGACACACTGCATCTATATGAAGACGCAAATGTAAGTCGTGGCCAATTTTCTGGCCTGGtgagattatttctttttttccctgtagtgAATTATCTGCTAACAGCTCATCATTTTATACCAGTCCGTATCTCTGGCTACTGCTTAATCACAAATAACCGCAGCGCACGAGCTGCCCGCGGTCCCATCCCTCACACAGACGGTCTGCCACCCAGGGAACCGGCCTCCTGCTTTCGGGTCGGAGCCTGGCGGCAGCCGAGCACCGCGGAGGCTGCGGGGAGCAGGGCGGGAGGCCGAGCCGCCGCTGCGGGCAggccgccgcgccccgccgaGGCCGGCTACCGCCGTGCGCGCATCGCGGGCCCCCGGCGGCGCGGGAGAGGCGGGCCCGGGGCGCGCCAGCGCTGCCGCTccgcccgccgcggccccggcgccgccGGGCGATGCCCGAGCGTTGCCACGGCAACCGCGCCCCCCCCCCTCCGCGCCGCTCGGCCCCACGTGACCCGCGGCGGCGCTCGCGGCCAACCCGCCTGTTACCAGGGCGGGGGCGTGCGGGGGGGTGCTCTTGTTTCCCATTGGCTGCTGCCGGAGCTCGCTGATTggcggggggcggccgggcgGCGCGCCGATTGGATGGGCCCGGAGGTGAGGTTGTGGGGTGATGCCGGCCGCCCCGCGCAGCGCCGGGACACAGACAAAGGCTGCCCAAAGGCTGCCCAAAGGCTGCCCAAAGGCTGCCCGACCTCTCCCCGCGACCCGGGGCTGGCGCGGCGCGGGACGGCAGCGGGGGAGCTCTCGGCGCGCTGCTGGGAGGCGGCGACGCGGCCCGCGGGCCTTGCGCCCTCCCCGCCTGGCCGCCCGCTCCTACTGGCGCTGGGGCACGCGGCGCGCGGGGGGGCGGAGCCGGTGTCACGCTCGCCGCGCGCCCGGCAGCCAATGGGCGGGCCGGGAGAACGCGGGCAGCACGCGGGGCCCGCGTGTCCCCGCGGCAAGGGCTGTCAATCACCTGTCAGTCACTCGCCCCgccccggcgcggcccgggGGGAGGGCCCGCAGCGCTGCTCTGTCACGGTGCCCCTCGCTGCGATCCCCGCCCGGGGCGGGACCGGCGCTCGGGAGCGTTCCGTGGCCGCCGTTGCTTTGTCCCAGGGTTGGGGTGCGAGGCAGCCGCCGCCGGACTGCAGCGGCTCCCCTGGGGACTCAGCCCCGCAGTTTCTGCCGCCAGCACCAACCCGCGCGGCCCGGGCCTCTCGGGATGCCCGCGGTGCGGGCTGTGCTCCCGGCGCCCTCCCCCGGCGGGGGGCGAGAGGCGGAGCCGGCGCGGCGGCCGCCCGCCGCCTTTATCTGGCGTGGCGGCGcggggggtggcactggggaacACCTTTTTGTAAGATACGCGCTATAAATACGGCGCCGGGGATGGGAGCGCGGCCACGGGCGGCGGGAAACAGCTCCGGATTACGGTGGGTGCCATCACCGCGGCACGGCGGCTGGGGACCgcttgaattttaatttactggCGCGGTGGGGGTCTGCCATCCCCTCGGCCACGCCCGGTTCCCGGGAGGAATTGCGGGGGAGTTCTGCGTCTTGCCTCGTTTTGTACGGAGGGGAGCGGCCGCAGCGAGCCCCGGCGGCTGCAGCGGGGCAGGCGGAGGAGTGGAGGGTGAGAGAAGGGACgaggagggagaggctgagggaaaggcaCGGGGCTGGGGATAAAGGCggcgggggaggaggagagggcgCTGGCGGGAGGGGACGGGAAGGcgggctggaggagggaggaggtaaagggggagggagagcagccccTAACCCCGGCGCCTCCGCCACCGcctcccagcaggactctgATCGTGAGCAGCCGCCGAGCCCAACCCGCGGCGGAGGGCGGCCGGTGCCGCTAGcgcggaggaggaggaagaggtcGCCGCCGGAGGAGCCCCGCGGTCCGGTCCCAGCCGCCTCGCTGAGCACGCCTGCCCGGCCGCCAGCATGATGCAGATCTGCGACTCGTACAGCCAGAAGTACTCCCTCTTCAACGCCATGAATCGCTTCATCGGCGCCGTCAATAACATGGACCAGACGGTGATGGTGCCCAGCCTGCTGCGCGACGTGccgctgctgctggaggaactGGACGCGGCGGGCGCCGTGTGCCCGCCCCGGGATGCTGCCCTGCCGCCCGGCGACCCCGGCGCCTACTTCTCCCGCAGGGACATGTACAGCCACTACATGCTGCTCAAGTCCATCCGCAACGACATCGAGTGGGGCGTGGTGCAGCCGGCGGCGGGCGAGGAGGCCGCCCGCAAGAAGGACAAGCTGGGCGGCGGGCCCGCCGAGGATGGCGAGGGGGAGGAGGACCTGGAGCAGCAGTTCCATTACCACCTCAGCGGACTCCACTCGGTCCTCTCCAAGCTCACCCGCAAGGCCAACGTCCTTACCAACAGATACAAGCAGGAGATCGGCGTCAGCAGCTGGGGGCAGTGAGCgccggggggagcggggcgAGGGGCTCGCTgcccggcgctgccgctgctgctgcggTGGCCGAGGGCAGCTCCCCGGGCCGAGGCTTCCGTGCGCGCTCCCAGGACTGCAGCAGGTTTTCTATCAACGCACAAGCGAGAAAGAGATGTAAATTAATCAGTACTagtttattaattattttgacCCCCCCCgtgtttttttcattgtacGGTTCGGGGCGAGCGGTCGCTGTTCCCGCCTGGGTGGGGACGCTGAACCCCTACGTGTACGAGGTGGTGGCATTGCTGGCTGAGAAGGAGGCTCCGCTGAAGCCGATGAACATAACGAAACTAGCACAAAATTGCTTCTGTTACCCCGGAGGGAACCCAGTGAGCTAAGGAGCATCCCTCTGTTGTGGGAGAGATGGCGGGTCCCACGGTTGTACATGTACTGgagtttatttaaaacttttttactCAGATGTAGAGtatattctaaaataaatgcaaatgtatTAACTAAGAGTGACCTAAACTTTTGGTATGATTTatctttctttaattaaatgatatttttaacatctggaattcttctgtttttcttctatgtTACAGTCAGAGCTGCCTTACTAGATAAGAAATCTGCGTGTGCAAGAGAGGGGCTTTtgtggccttttttttcccatcaaagGGAGCAGTTAGGCAGTGATGAGATAACTTGGCATATCTAAACTGTTTGAACGACCATACTAAATTTAACCGTTTGAGTTTTGGTaagctgttcccagctgcacagTGCAGTTGCTCTATGTGAGTGTTGGCTTGAAGGTCAGTGCCTCTTTAACAAAATCTGAGAAGAGCGAGTCA
It includes:
- the MID1IP1 gene encoding mid1-interacting protein 1 isoform X2, translating into MMQICDSYSQKYSLFNAMNRFIGAVNNMDQTVMVPSLLRDVPLLLEELDAAGAVCPPRDAALPPGDPGAYFSRRDMYSHYMLLKSIRNDIEWGVVQPAAGEEAARKKDKLGGGPAEDGEGEEDLEQQFHYHLSGLHSVLSKLTRKANVLTNRYKQEIGVSSWGQ
- the MID1IP1 gene encoding mid1-interacting protein 1 isoform X1; translation: MGGPGERGQHAGPACPRGKGCQSPVSHSPRPGAARGEGPQRCSVTVPLAAIPARGGTGARERSVAAVALSQGWGARQPPPDCSGSPGDSAPQFLPPAPTRAARASRDARGAGCAPGALPRRGARGGAGAAAARRLYLAWRRGGWHWGTPFCKIRAINTAPGMGARPRAAGNSSGLRRTLIVSSRRAQPAAEGGRCR